From the Flavobacterium galactosidilyticum genome, one window contains:
- a CDS encoding mechanosensitive ion channel domain-containing protein translates to MALIHEYSKEFIASGILLIILVALRIGTTKLVLRYAKTNHTIEHRSTLVVKYMHLFLYILAAIALIIIWGVQPKDITWALSSITTVVGVALIAQWSILSNITSGIILFFSFPFKIGDVIKIHDKDFPIIGAITDIGAFHVFLKTDDGEEVIYPNNLLLQKGISIMKDHFNDKEFVD, encoded by the coding sequence ATGGCATTAATACATGAATATTCAAAGGAGTTTATTGCAAGTGGTATATTATTAATCATTTTAGTAGCACTAAGAATTGGTACCACAAAATTAGTACTACGGTATGCAAAAACCAACCATACCATTGAGCACAGAAGTACTTTAGTGGTCAAGTACATGCATTTATTTCTCTATATTTTAGCCGCCATTGCCTTAATAATTATCTGGGGAGTACAACCAAAAGATATTACATGGGCACTATCTTCTATTACAACTGTAGTTGGAGTTGCATTGATTGCGCAATGGTCTATTTTAAGTAATATTACCTCAGGAATAATTCTGTTTTTTTCTTTCCCATTCAAAATTGGCGATGTTATAAAAATTCATGATAAAGATTTTCCAATTATAGGAGCAATAACAGATATTGGTGCTTTTCATGTTTTCTTGAAAACAGATGATGGGGAAGAAGTTATTTATCCTAACAATTTACTTTTGCAAAAAGGAATTTCAATAATGAAAGATCATTTTAACGATAAAGAATTCGTAGATTAA
- a CDS encoding acyltransferase family protein: MQDKTTESKFLKSKPHFEILDGLRGLAAIVVVVFHFMEIVIADLSNNFISHGFLAVDFFFCLSGFVITYAYDTRIHGMPLQTFIKLRLIRLQPLVIIGSILGLLTFLFDPYSNLYAIYGFKETALIFITSVFLIPYPVVTERYFNLFNLNAPSWSLFWEYVANLIYATVLFKASKKVLPILVLLAAAGIFYVGWNSGNLLGGWSGGTFFDGLARISFSFLMGMLIFRANWIIKNKLGLLSMSVLLMLAFLTPYNENWSWIIEPIIVIFYFPLLVSLGAGASLASKYQKINTLSGEISYPLYMTHYPFMWIFANYLTVEKPSMADLWIVIPASVILLILLSYFIFKFLDFPIRSYFTDKLKTSLSK; the protein is encoded by the coding sequence ATGCAAGATAAAACTACAGAATCCAAGTTTCTAAAAAGTAAGCCGCATTTCGAAATATTAGATGGTTTAAGAGGATTAGCTGCTATAGTAGTAGTAGTTTTTCACTTTATGGAAATTGTTATTGCGGATTTAAGTAATAATTTTATTTCACATGGTTTTTTAGCCGTTGATTTCTTCTTTTGTTTATCTGGTTTTGTAATTACTTATGCCTATGATACCCGAATTCACGGAATGCCATTACAAACTTTTATAAAATTAAGACTAATTCGTTTACAACCTTTAGTCATTATAGGATCCATTTTAGGGCTACTTACTTTTCTATTTGACCCATACAGTAATTTATATGCTATATATGGTTTCAAAGAGACTGCATTGATTTTCATCACCTCTGTGTTTCTAATCCCTTATCCAGTAGTCACGGAACGTTATTTTAATTTATTTAATTTAAATGCGCCTAGTTGGTCTTTATTTTGGGAATATGTTGCAAACTTAATTTATGCAACTGTATTATTTAAAGCGAGTAAAAAAGTATTACCAATTTTAGTTCTATTAGCAGCGGCAGGTATTTTTTATGTAGGCTGGAATTCCGGTAATTTACTCGGGGGTTGGAGCGGAGGAACTTTCTTTGATGGCCTAGCTCGAATTTCTTTTTCTTTCCTAATGGGTATGTTAATTTTTAGAGCCAACTGGATTATTAAAAATAAATTGGGTCTACTAAGCATGAGTGTTTTATTAATGTTGGCGTTTTTAACACCTTACAACGAGAATTGGAGTTGGATAATTGAACCTATTATCGTTATTTTTTATTTTCCATTATTAGTTTCTCTAGGAGCTGGAGCGAGTTTAGCAAGTAAATATCAAAAAATAAATACACTGTCTGGGGAAATTTCTTATCCACTATATATGACGCATTATCCATTTATGTGGATATTTGCAAATTACTTAACTGTAGAAAAACCAAGCATGGCTGATTTATGGATAGTAATCCCTGCTTCTGTGATTCTATTAATACTGCTATCATACTTTATTTTTAAATTTTTAGACTTTCCGATAAGAAGTTATTTTACTGACAAATTGAAAACTAGTTTAAGCAAGTAA
- a CDS encoding acyltransferase, with translation MIQKLEKNRIAYLDVLRVLATLMVIMVHAGDIFIYDAKTMRFGTEATAFAVLLRSSVPLFIIMSSILLLPIKTDITTFFKRRFSRVVFPFLIWSVIYVFLPTPNEIVFGGPSNAFNDSEMNVYLYNLMMIPINFTGSNIHFWFIYIILGLYVFMPIFSPWIKTATKKMLVFYLSLWGITLFFPYLRLLFPQIQGECDWNSFGMFYYFGGYFGYVILGYFLHHYNQLSIKKSVLIGSLLFIVGTIITYIGFISDQNIFLDKVANSNIEDWKILEFNISFLAPSVVIMTAGVFMIFQKIQFSGLIERIFKELSVLSYGIFLVHYTLVLWIGNYIKDILTLNTGIEQFLIAVLTFFIAYCIIKIISLMPKSKYIIG, from the coding sequence ATGATACAAAAATTAGAAAAAAACAGAATAGCGTATCTTGACGTCCTCAGAGTATTAGCTACTCTGATGGTAATAATGGTGCACGCAGGAGACATATTTATATATGATGCAAAAACGATGCGCTTTGGCACTGAAGCTACTGCATTTGCCGTTTTGCTTCGCTCTTCGGTACCGCTTTTTATTATTATGTCATCAATTTTGTTGTTACCTATTAAAACAGATATCACTACCTTTTTCAAACGTCGTTTTTCCCGTGTCGTTTTTCCATTTTTGATTTGGTCAGTTATTTATGTATTTCTGCCTACTCCTAACGAAATTGTCTTTGGAGGTCCTTCAAACGCATTTAACGACTCGGAAATGAATGTTTACCTCTATAACCTGATGATGATTCCAATAAATTTCACAGGCAGCAACATTCATTTTTGGTTTATTTACATCATTTTAGGCTTGTATGTTTTTATGCCAATCTTCTCTCCTTGGATAAAAACTGCTACAAAGAAGATGCTTGTTTTCTATCTTTCGCTATGGGGAATCACCTTGTTTTTTCCTTATCTCCGTTTGCTTTTTCCTCAAATTCAAGGAGAATGTGATTGGAACAGCTTTGGTATGTTTTATTATTTTGGAGGCTATTTTGGTTATGTTATACTAGGCTATTTTTTACATCATTATAACCAACTTAGCATTAAGAAATCGGTACTAATTGGTAGCCTGCTTTTTATTGTTGGAACAATAATTACCTATATCGGATTTATATCTGACCAAAATATATTTTTAGATAAAGTAGCAAATTCCAATATTGAAGATTGGAAAATTTTAGAATTCAACATCAGTTTTCTAGCGCCAAGTGTTGTAATAATGACTGCCGGAGTATTTATGATTTTTCAAAAAATTCAATTTTCAGGTTTAATCGAACGCATATTTAAGGAATTATCCGTTTTAAGTTATGGTATATTTTTAGTTCATTATACTCTCGTTTTGTGGATTGGCAACTATATAAAAGATATTCTAACTTTAAACACAGGAATTGAACAGTTTTTAATAGCAGTACTTACATTTTTTATTGCGTATTGTATTATAAAAATTATTTCTTTAATGCCAAAATCAAAATACATAATTGGTTGA
- a CDS encoding geranylgeranylglycerol-phosphate geranylgeranyltransferase yields MNFLKLIRYQNLLMLAFMQLIFRYGFLKLQNIPLALADWQYGLLVLSTVLIAAGGYVINNIFDQETDNDNKPNDVIVGKSISETQAYNLYFALTVSGVALGFYLSNVIQKPGFASIFILIAATLYLYASSLKQMMLIGNVVVALLLSFSVIIIGIFDLYPATVIENQQQMKVFFSILLDYAIFAFMINILREMIKDIQDMDGDYNQGMNTLPIAIGKLRTCKIIFILSIIPILVILLYINKYLLDLLWVTIYLLLFVCGPLILFTVKMLKAYTKKEFYFLSLLLKWMLFFGILSVVVISLNMKYNA; encoded by the coding sequence ATGAATTTCCTAAAACTGATTCGATATCAAAACTTACTAATGCTTGCTTTTATGCAACTTATTTTTAGGTACGGATTTTTAAAATTACAAAACATTCCTCTAGCACTAGCGGATTGGCAATATGGATTACTAGTTTTATCAACTGTCTTAATTGCAGCCGGTGGTTATGTTATCAATAATATTTTTGACCAAGAAACAGATAACGACAATAAGCCAAATGATGTAATTGTAGGCAAAAGCATTTCAGAAACACAAGCTTACAATTTATACTTTGCACTTACTGTTTCTGGCGTGGCATTAGGATTTTACCTATCGAATGTAATCCAAAAACCAGGCTTTGCTTCTATATTTATTTTGATTGCTGCCACGCTTTATTTGTATGCTTCAAGTTTAAAACAAATGATGCTTATTGGAAACGTTGTAGTCGCATTGCTCTTATCATTTAGTGTTATTATTATTGGAATTTTTGATCTGTATCCTGCCACAGTTATTGAGAATCAACAACAAATGAAAGTCTTTTTTTCGATACTTTTGGATTACGCTATATTTGCTTTTATGATTAATATCCTAAGAGAAATGATTAAAGATATACAAGATATGGACGGTGATTACAATCAAGGAATGAATACATTACCTATAGCTATTGGAAAATTACGAACATGTAAAATAATTTTCATATTAAGTATCATTCCAATACTTGTTATTTTGTTATACATCAACAAATACTTACTTGACTTATTGTGGGTTACCATTTACCTGTTGCTTTTTGTTTGCGGTCCACTAATCCTTTTTACTGTAAAAATGCTAAAAGCTTACACAAAAAAAGAGTTCTACTTTTTGAGTTTACTTTTGAAATGGATGCTCTTTTTTGGAATTTTATCTGTGGTCGTTATTAGTTTAAATATGAAATACAATGCTTAG
- a CDS encoding KdsC family phosphatase translates to MAKSYKEIMNDITTFIFDVDGVLTDSSVFVTNEGEILRTMNIRDGYAMKAAVESGYNVCIISGGSNEGVRVRLRNLGITDIYLGTPDKVETFDEYTDVYQIKPEQVLYMGDDIPDYHVMKLVGLATCPQDASPEIKAISGYISHKNGGKGAARDVIEQVMKTQGKWMAHFDGKHD, encoded by the coding sequence ATGGCAAAAAGTTATAAAGAAATAATGAACGACATCACTACTTTTATTTTTGATGTTGATGGAGTCTTAACTGATAGCTCTGTTTTTGTTACTAATGAAGGAGAAATTCTTAGAACTATGAATATTCGTGATGGTTATGCTATGAAAGCCGCCGTTGAAAGTGGTTATAATGTATGTATCATCTCAGGAGGAAGTAATGAAGGTGTTCGAGTACGTCTAAGAAATCTTGGAATTACAGATATATACTTAGGTACGCCAGACAAGGTAGAAACTTTTGATGAATACACTGATGTTTATCAAATAAAACCGGAGCAAGTTTTATATATGGGCGATGATATTCCAGATTATCACGTAATGAAATTAGTTGGCTTAGCTACTTGTCCGCAGGATGCTAGTCCAGAAATAAAAGCAATTTCAGGCTATATTTCACATAAAAACGGTGGCAAAGGTGCTGCACGTGATGTTATTGAACAAGTGATGAAAACACAAGGAAAATGGATGGCTCATTTTGACGGGAAACACGATTAA
- a CDS encoding AI-2E family transporter, with product MDDTLKLPFYARLTLILVGLIASAFIFYIGQDILIPVMMSFLFAILLYPVVNFLKSKIHLPHVIAVMLAVILFVLVFVGLFVFLSFQVSDFVNDFDKIERNFYIHLENIQIFIRDNFHLSSRQQKEYIDSATEDSMQKGKEMIGTTLMSFTDTLMNLTLIPIYTFLILLYRTHFLLFLSKLIKKENHEQLKNILTNIRVAINSYIVGLIIETILISIMTTVGFMLIGLKYAVLLGVVTGILNLIPYIGILFAGLLSILASLTGSPDLSIIIGVIVITVVVQLIDNNVLVPLIVSSKVEINALVSIIGIIIGGSIAGVSGMFLALPIIAIMKVIFDRVESLQPWGYLMGDHLPKTYTWRKIKLPLFDSEERAETTEINVSKADVIVPTFTETTTENTPKRTDDTFPS from the coding sequence ATGGACGATACTTTAAAACTACCCTTTTATGCTAGATTAACTCTAATTTTAGTGGGCTTAATCGCAAGCGCATTCATTTTTTATATTGGTCAGGATATATTGATTCCGGTAATGATGTCATTTTTATTTGCGATCTTACTTTATCCTGTTGTTAACTTTTTAAAATCTAAAATTCATTTGCCACATGTGATAGCAGTAATGTTAGCAGTCATATTATTTGTATTAGTTTTTGTCGGTCTCTTTGTTTTTCTATCATTTCAAGTTAGCGATTTTGTAAATGATTTTGACAAGATAGAGCGCAACTTCTATATCCATTTAGAAAATATACAAATTTTTATACGAGACAATTTTCATTTAAGCTCACGTCAGCAAAAAGAATACATTGATTCTGCTACTGAAGATTCCATGCAAAAAGGCAAGGAAATGATTGGCACAACTTTAATGTCATTTACAGATACTTTAATGAATTTGACCCTAATACCTATTTACACTTTTTTAATTCTTTTATACAGAACTCATTTTTTACTTTTCTTATCCAAATTGATTAAGAAAGAAAACCATGAGCAATTAAAAAACATCTTAACAAACATACGTGTAGCAATCAATAGCTACATCGTAGGTTTAATTATTGAAACAATTTTGATTTCAATAATGACAACCGTTGGATTTATGCTAATAGGTTTAAAATATGCTGTTTTACTAGGTGTCGTTACTGGAATTTTAAATCTTATACCGTATATTGGTATTCTATTTGCAGGACTATTGAGTATTTTAGCATCTTTAACTGGATCACCAGATCTATCGATAATTATTGGTGTAATTGTCATCACCGTAGTTGTTCAGTTAATTGATAATAATGTACTAGTTCCATTAATTGTTAGCTCAAAAGTAGAAATCAACGCATTGGTTTCAATTATAGGAATTATTATTGGTGGTTCTATTGCAGGGGTTTCCGGAATGTTTTTAGCATTACCAATAATCGCAATTATGAAAGTAATTTTTGATCGTGTGGAATCATTACAACCTTGGGGTTATTTAATGGGTGATCATCTTCCTAAAACATACACTTGGCGTAAGATAAAATTGCCACTATTCGATTCAGAAGAGAGAGCAGAAACAACTGAAATCAATGTAAGTAAAGCGGATGTTATAGTTCCTACATTTACCGAGACAACCACTGAAAATACACCTAAAAGAACCGATGATACATTTCCGTCGTAA
- a CDS encoding Maf-like protein produces the protein MLRNQLKKYRLILASGSPRRQQFFKDLDLDFEIRLKEIDEIYPPELKAHEITNYLAQLKSSAFEGELKPNEILITSDTIVWHKNKALGKPKDEQEAYEILKSLSNATHEVITSVCFKTNEKTDVLYEITKVTFNDLSDEAIWYYLDNFNPYDKAGAYGIQEWIGFIGVSKIEGSYANVMGMPTDKVYEYLSKLA, from the coding sequence ATGCTTAGAAATCAATTAAAAAAATACCGATTAATACTTGCTTCTGGTTCACCAAGACGCCAACAATTCTTTAAAGATTTGGATTTGGATTTTGAAATCCGACTGAAAGAAATTGACGAAATTTACCCGCCAGAATTAAAAGCGCATGAAATCACAAATTATTTAGCCCAATTAAAATCGAGCGCTTTTGAAGGTGAATTAAAACCTAACGAAATCCTTATTACCAGCGATACTATAGTTTGGCACAAAAACAAAGCTTTGGGTAAACCAAAAGACGAACAAGAGGCGTATGAAATTCTAAAATCATTATCGAACGCTACACATGAAGTTATCACTTCGGTTTGTTTTAAAACTAATGAAAAAACGGATGTATTGTATGAAATAACAAAAGTTACTTTCAACGATTTGAGTGACGAAGCAATTTGGTATTATTTAGATAATTTCAATCCTTACGATAAAGCAGGTGCTTATGGCATACAGGAATGGATTGGTTTTATAGGTGTTTCAAAAATTGAAGGTTCTTACGCTAATGTTATGGGAATGCCTACAGATAAAGTATATGAATATTTGAGTAAATTAGCATAA
- a CDS encoding Rossmann-like and DUF2520 domain-containing protein, which yields MIKVIIIGSGNVAQHLIVAFEKSKKEGTEIELIQVFSRKLETLVHLLDYDRIATDYNQLLEADLYIIAVSDDAISEVDSQLPFKNRLVVHTSGTVPITALNEENRKGVFYPLQTFTKNKAVDFKTIPICLESENATDYQLLNTVAKSISAAIFAINSEQRKALHVAAVFINNFTNHLYEIGSEICEENQVSFDILKPLIAETANKIMVLSPQEAQTGPAKRNDTATIEAHEAFLTNQNHLNIYKILTQSIRHNGKKL from the coding sequence ATGATTAAAGTGATTATTATAGGTTCAGGGAATGTTGCGCAGCATTTGATTGTCGCATTTGAAAAATCCAAAAAAGAAGGTACTGAAATCGAACTGATTCAAGTTTTTTCTAGAAAATTAGAAACACTCGTCCATTTGCTCGATTATGATCGAATTGCTACTGATTATAATCAATTATTAGAAGCCGATTTGTACATCATAGCCGTTTCAGATGATGCGATTAGTGAGGTTGATTCTCAACTTCCTTTCAAAAACCGTTTGGTCGTTCATACTTCTGGAACTGTTCCTATTACTGCTTTGAATGAAGAAAACCGAAAAGGAGTTTTTTATCCATTACAAACATTTACTAAAAATAAAGCAGTCGATTTCAAGACAATACCTATTTGTTTAGAAAGCGAAAATGCAACAGATTATCAATTGCTAAACACAGTTGCCAAGTCAATTTCGGCTGCTATTTTTGCAATCAATTCAGAGCAACGAAAAGCATTACATGTGGCGGCTGTTTTTATCAATAATTTCACGAATCATTTATACGAAATAGGTAGCGAAATTTGTGAAGAAAATCAAGTTTCATTTGATATATTAAAACCTTTGATCGCTGAAACTGCCAATAAAATAATGGTACTTTCGCCGCAAGAAGCGCAAACTGGTCCAGCAAAACGAAATGATACTGCAACAATTGAAGCTCATGAAGCGTTTTTAACGAATCAAAATCATCTAAATATTTACAAAATACTAACACAATCAATACGACATAATGGCAAAAAGTTATAA
- a CDS encoding PIG-L family deacetylase, producing MQKKHILVLTVFLFCFQIIIAQNPKKPSSVEIYSQIQKLNFLGSVLYIAAHPDDENTRLISYLSNEQKARTGYLSLTRGDGGQNLIGTQLRELLGVIRTQELIEARKIDGGEQLFSRANDFGFSKNPTETLQIWDKEKVLADVVWAIRKFQPDVIVNRFDHRSPGTTHGHHTASSMLSVESFNLANNPLIFPEQLKLVQPWQPKRQFFNTSWWFYGSIEKYNAADKTNLIAMQTGVYYPATGKSNQEIAALSRSRHQSQGFGSTGVRGEDTEYLELINGAPLNDKKSLFEGIDTTWNRVKGGKAIGELLTKIAAEFDFNNPSASIPNLAKAYSMMQALDENHWAPLKSAEIKKIIAACSGLYLEAVAQNQEATPGSNIKLKLEAINRSATPMQLLSVTTLPNEVKTTQKLELKNNILNNINLDLRLAESINYTQPYWLQETGTDGMYTVNNQQNIGIPDIIREVKVVFNLKISEIEIPFERTVVYKYNDDVKGEIYNYLDIVPEITTTIVDNVLLFKDNKVKYVGVKIRTGKDGVKGNLQLELPKNWNVSPKLIPFDIAKKGTEQIVYFEVTPPNKPEEAVARSVAIIGNKRFDKEQIFINYDHITKQQVLKPAEAKLIKTDLKTTNEKIAYIMGAGDEVPNILTQLGYKVTLLKPEEISPEKLENFDVVMTGVRAYNTINALAFKQDILFEFVKSGKTMVVQYNTNSDLITDNIAPYSLKLSKDRVTEEDAEVRFLAPNHPVLNFPNKITAKDFEGWKQEQGLYYPNEFDKAFTPILSSNDKGETPKNGALLIAPYGKGYYIYTGLSFFRELPEGVTGAYKLMSNIISLKSADKIPASTIKK from the coding sequence ATGCAAAAAAAACATATTCTAGTCCTAACAGTATTCCTATTTTGTTTTCAAATAATAATTGCCCAAAATCCCAAAAAACCGTCTTCGGTTGAAATTTACAGTCAAATTCAGAAACTCAATTTTTTAGGTTCAGTATTATATATAGCTGCCCATCCTGATGATGAAAACACACGCCTTATTTCTTATTTATCAAATGAACAAAAAGCAAGAACAGGCTATTTATCTTTGACACGCGGGGATGGAGGTCAAAACTTAATAGGAACTCAATTGCGGGAATTATTGGGTGTAATACGAACACAAGAGCTTATTGAAGCTAGAAAAATAGATGGTGGCGAACAGTTATTTTCACGAGCTAATGATTTTGGTTTTTCTAAAAACCCAACGGAAACATTACAAATTTGGGACAAAGAAAAAGTATTGGCAGATGTAGTTTGGGCTATCAGAAAATTTCAGCCAGATGTAATTGTCAACCGATTTGATCATCGTTCTCCAGGAACGACGCACGGACATCATACCGCTTCTTCAATGTTAAGTGTCGAAAGTTTTAATTTGGCTAATAATCCTTTAATTTTTCCGGAGCAATTAAAACTTGTACAACCTTGGCAGCCAAAACGCCAATTTTTCAACACCTCTTGGTGGTTTTACGGAAGTATCGAAAAATACAATGCAGCTGATAAGACTAATTTAATAGCCATGCAAACTGGAGTTTATTATCCAGCTACAGGGAAATCTAATCAAGAGATAGCAGCCTTAAGTCGCAGTCGCCATCAGTCACAAGGTTTTGGAAGCACTGGCGTTCGTGGAGAAGATACAGAGTATTTAGAACTTATAAATGGAGCGCCCTTAAATGATAAAAAATCTCTTTTTGAAGGAATTGATACGACTTGGAATCGAGTAAAAGGAGGAAAAGCAATTGGCGAGTTATTGACAAAAATTGCAGCTGAATTTGACTTTAATAATCCCTCAGCAAGTATTCCAAACTTGGCTAAAGCCTATTCGATGATGCAAGCTTTAGATGAAAATCATTGGGCACCACTAAAATCAGCCGAAATAAAAAAAATTATAGCAGCCTGTTCAGGATTATATCTTGAAGCAGTTGCTCAAAATCAAGAAGCAACTCCTGGAAGTAACATCAAATTAAAGCTTGAAGCGATTAATAGAAGTGCAACTCCAATGCAATTATTGAGCGTTACCACTTTACCAAATGAAGTAAAAACGACGCAAAAATTAGAATTAAAAAACAACATTCTAAATAATATAAATTTAGATTTACGTTTAGCTGAATCCATCAATTACACGCAACCCTATTGGTTACAAGAAACTGGAACTGACGGAATGTACACGGTAAATAATCAACAAAATATAGGAATTCCAGATATCATCCGTGAAGTAAAAGTAGTATTTAATTTGAAAATCAGCGAAATAGAAATTCCATTTGAACGCACTGTTGTTTATAAATACAATGATGATGTAAAAGGTGAAATTTATAATTATCTTGACATCGTTCCTGAAATAACAACAACTATTGTGGACAATGTACTACTTTTTAAAGACAACAAAGTGAAATATGTAGGGGTTAAAATCAGAACAGGGAAAGATGGTGTTAAGGGAAATTTACAATTAGAATTACCAAAAAACTGGAACGTATCTCCTAAATTAATTCCTTTTGATATTGCTAAAAAAGGTACAGAACAAATTGTCTATTTTGAAGTAACTCCGCCAAACAAGCCCGAAGAAGCGGTTGCTAGAAGTGTGGCTATCATTGGAAACAAACGATTTGATAAAGAGCAAATTTTCATCAATTATGATCATATAACTAAACAGCAAGTTTTAAAACCTGCCGAAGCTAAATTGATCAAAACAGATTTAAAAACCACTAACGAAAAAATAGCGTATATTATGGGTGCAGGAGATGAAGTTCCCAATATTTTAACGCAATTAGGATACAAAGTAACTTTACTTAAACCTGAAGAAATAAGTCCTGAAAAATTAGAAAATTTTGATGTGGTAATGACAGGCGTCCGTGCTTACAATACTATTAATGCCTTAGCATTCAAACAGGATATTCTTTTTGAATTTGTCAAATCTGGAAAAACTATGGTGGTTCAATATAATACTAATAGCGATCTTATAACTGATAATATAGCACCTTACTCATTAAAACTTTCTAAAGATCGAGTGACTGAAGAAGATGCAGAAGTGCGATTCTTAGCACCAAATCATCCTGTTTTAAACTTTCCAAACAAAATTACAGCTAAAGATTTTGAAGGTTGGAAACAAGAGCAAGGATTGTATTATCCTAATGAATTTGACAAAGCCTTTACTCCTATTCTTTCTTCAAATGACAAAGGAGAAACACCTAAAAATGGTGCTTTGTTGATTGCTCCTTACGGAAAAGGATATTACATTTATACTGGTTTAAGTTTTTTTAGAGAATTGCCCGAAGGTGTAACTGGCGCTTACAAATTAATGTCTAACATTATTTCATTGAAATCAGCTGATAAAATTCCTGCTTCAACCATTAAGAAATAA